A part of Drosophila ananassae strain 14024-0371.13 chromosome 2R, ASM1763931v2, whole genome shotgun sequence genomic DNA contains:
- the LOC6493624 gene encoding polycystin-2 produces MVQAKESNIIFFMTFFIMAGCAFCIWKFSGFSHEPVKVNKMMIVFISVCLVQIVIVVPIKFAIISLDAALWPPHQATISTDSIARVETLMGNLRRKLQSLKSQLMITERHRYERLNLKYRLITEELRVFGRLFFILLIFVLVIFDNLLYYNNKITQDLFQHNHTGTVGLSTVFLLPNIYLFLESSIIRAFTERGDFGGAPWVHAESTKMLGSVRLRQLRTVDRHVGLQDPVFDVRDYSEGWKLPYAREAYTDKFWKIHQPWVMRESTVSEHILFRINHYGHFISYPESIGYQNLLSDSRKKSLIILRYLKRKSWLDRNTSALFIDFTLYNADGNVFSVCTLWLEQFPFGSSVTHMTVDSVVFVERMRDFSSFGMLVLFIFLICWLQFAKLFFAKVWYEPGRLRNIWTKLDAITLTFSVLLVGAMARRDKLVQQMIRDLETSVNVEFIDFQRPLRFNDACNVFMGFTVALITLRLWRVMQFARTFQLFNKTLRMAGGTLVSTFIVTAVFLMSIGTSAVVTNGNFSPTVNNLKTGIISVASFSFGYSIALRDFLRGGKWLGIVLYAVLGFVVKALLLNMIMSMLERHLADAKAQRDRKNIHRITYWEFLRVEYADAIKFIMKLFHRKRGYRRNNRTVAQNIQRKLYNQERIGPKAKRRKNFSFTFESREPVDQKFLQLLYRERIEKTFVVFAILKTQIELLERLKFGDEEGNLSESEEENISEEEMDPEPDPEPPPPPPPPPPPWHHGIVINR; encoded by the coding sequence ATGGTTCAAGCAAAAGAAAGTAATATTATATTCTTCATGACGTTCTTCATAATGGCAGGGTGTGCTTTTTGCATTTGGAAGTTCTCGGGATTCTCCCACGAGCCTGTCAAGGTGAACAAGATGATGATAGTGTTTATATCGGTGTGCTTGGTTCAGATCGTGATTGTAGTACCCATCAAATTCGCAATCATATCACTCGATGCAGCCCTGTGGCCACCGCATCAGGCCACCATATCGACCGATTCCATTGCCAGGGTAGAAACTTTGATGGGGAATTTGCGAAGAAAACTTCAGAGCTTGAAGAGTCAATTGATGATCACGGAAAGACATCGGTATGAGAGGCTCAACCTGAAGTATAGACTGATTACCGAAGAGCTTCGAGTCTTTGGGAGATTATTTTTCATCCTGCTCATTTTCGTATTGGTTATTTTTGATAATCTGCTCTACTATAATAACAAAATTACGCAAGACCTCTTTCAACACAATCATACTGGCACTGTTGGATTGTCTACCGTTTTCCTTCTGCCCAATATATACCTTTTCCTTGAGAGCTCTATAATTAGGGCATTCACGGAAAGGGGGGATTTCGGAGGAGCTCCCTGGGTCCATGCAGAGTCTACTAAAATGCTGGGCTCGGTGAGGTTGCGACAATTGAGAACCGTTGACCGGCACGTGGGATTGCAGGATCCCGTATTCGATGTGAGAGACTACTCCGAGGGCTGGAAGCTGCCATATGCCAGGGAAGCCTATACGGACAAGTTCTGGAAAATTCATCAGCCCTGGGTGATGCGCGAGTCGACTGTGTCGGAGCACATCTTGTTTCGTATCAACCATTATGGTCACTTCATCAGCTATCCCGAGTCGATCGGATACCAGAATCTTCTCTCAGATAGCCGGAAAAAAAGTCTGATAATCTTGAGGTACTTGAAGAGAAAGAGCTGGCTGGATCGGAATACGTCAGCGTTGTTTATTGACTTCACCCTGTACAATGCGGATGGGAATGTATTTAGTGTGTGCACTCTGTGGCTGGAGCAATTCCCCTTCGGGTCGAGTGTCACCCACATGACTGTGGACAGTGTCGTTTTCGTGGAGCGGATGCGTGACTTCTCGTCCTTTGGCATGCTGGTCCTGTTTATATTTCTGATCTGTTGGCTGCAATTTGCCAAGTTGTTTTTCGCCAAGGTCTGGTATGAACCAGGTCGCTTACGAAACATTTGGACCAAGCTGGATGCGATAACCTTGACGTTTAGTGTCCTGCTTGTGGGAGCTATGGCCAGGCGGGATAAATTGGTCCAACAGATGATCCGTGACCTGGAAACTTCGGTGAATGTAGAGTTCATAGACTTTCAGAGGCCGCTACGTTTCAACGACGCCTGTAACGTATTTATGGGCTTCACTGTGGCTCTGATCACACTGCGTCTGTGGAGGGTGATGCAATTTGCCAGGACATTCCAGCTGTTCAACAAAACCCTCAGAATGGCAGGCGGTACATTGGTGTCCACCTTTATTGTGACTGCCGTTTTCCTAATGTCTATTGGCACCTCGGCGGTCGTCACGAATGGTAATTTCTCGCCGACAGTCAACAACCTGAAGACGGGTATTATTTCAGTGGCAAGCTTCTCCTTTGGCTACAGTATTGCGCTGCGCGATTTCTTACGCGGCGGCAAATGGCTGGGAATTGTACTCTACGCCGTACTAGGCTTTGTGGTTAAGGCTCTGCTCCTTAATATGATCATGTCCATGCTGGAGCGGCATCTGGCCGATGCCAAAGCCCAACGGGATCGGAAAAACATCCACCGCATTACCTACTGGGAGTTCTTGCGAGTGGAATACGCGGATgcgataaagtttattatGAAATTGTTTCACCGGAAGAGGGGTTACAGGCGGAACAATCGAACAGTGGCGCAGAACATCCAGCGGAAGCTATACAACCAGGAAAGGATCGGTCCCAAGGCGAAGAGGCGGAAGAATTTTTCATTTACTTTTGAATCAAGAGAGCCAGTAGACCAAAAATTCCTTCAGTTACTATACCGGGAACGCATCGAAAAGACCTTTGTGGTGTTTGCCATATTGAAAACCCAAATTGAGTTGTTGGAAAGATTGAAGTTCGGTGATGAAGAGGGGAATTTATCGGAGAGTGAGGAGGAGAATATAAGTGAAGAAGAAATGGATCCCGAACCGGATCCGGaaccaccaccgccaccaccaccacctccgccACCATGGCATCACGGAATAGTAATAAATAGATAA
- the LOC6493625 gene encoding uncharacterized protein LOC6493625, which produces MPRPRKVKQETSPASGAQKTMDPIVINLSESDSEADEEYIKHLFSEDILKQLDLDDKKQSDFSDQHDDQPSEHKDNPSKEKKKKRKNKKKSKNKKSSSSEKHTSVKTENVDAVKDDGFLKPKEEPVKRENTYINPILCAPMLKPLPTKFCIGDVVLDFGLDEDSEPMHVIPELEPRQPSSTHRVVKPRRLPTKFKDKPPPKPRKPIIKPSTTTEKKPIDWDWLMDKNFRPISPIPRSAVDDLMDLPSSQDIVDSYMKAKNDSIPMSEAEWPICLVGGKHNAKTPPREPIVDSDKESEKEDALKETWNTTGEEYFNWENWDRNRHIESQAKPKVKEEEMHMGHLEIGPEEERAMKEWIKSELLSEPLSDIEEFDMLLSLAKDYPKNHDLLFDLLSPNNGKSSAREVRKPLPARPLDKVTIKIEPVDPQIPTNPVIQPIIPAFKIKQEPIDYDETPKPTLPFMSDVTVPFIKQEPIDDGYDRVVENCRPERPIILDVKDIGPVPPKPQDEAAIQEWLQQCSVTISQQLQALIYAENTPKENSTAPGAVDFETAISMEQLKPPSPENQATKMNTIPENGWQNSFRVRLEDFEDIIDQNMTEFRDPQAKKLRTKWNQQFGCKAAESLRRNLLMPPLPVHLDQCLQKIRILRRPTKRKVEDLRLRIEMKFCKMFCTLQLNRNIVLKAAVNRLDNSVYSTDIDVIQKRFVATQIAWIWSNGTLMIINGRGQNMLAETQRELMMKLTGQLNFVAEPANKLLHLRLVSYAYYPWRILLTQFSEAYALCSEPLQSDMHYVYYVDKTMPGVAARVHESGMIHVFAMTTAEADKMLQKLYLITANYRKLEPKKEPKS; this is translated from the exons ATGCCGCGACCGAGGAAAGTGAAGCAGGAAACCAGTCCTGCCTCTGGTGCACAGAAAACTATGGATCCAATTGTTATTAACCTTTCGGAATCCGATTCTGAGGCAGACGAGGAGTACATTAAGCATTTGTTTAGTGAGGATATCCTCAAGCAGTTGGACTTGGACGATAAAAAACAATCCGACTTTTCGGATCAACATGATGATCAGCCTTCCGAACATAAAGATAATCCGTCGAaggagaagaaaaagaaacgcaaaaacaagaagaaaagTAAGAATAAGAAAAGCTCCAGCTCGGAAAAGCACACAAGTGTTAAGACCGAAAATGTCGATGCCGTCAAAGACGATGG cTTTTTGAAGCCCAAAGAAGAGCCAGTTAAACGTGAAAATACCTACATAAATCCCATACTGTG TGCCCCAATGCTGAAGCCACTTCCTACAAAATTTTGCATTGGGGATGTAGTGCTCGACTTTGGCCTCGATGAGGACTCGGAGCCTATGCATGTTATCCCTGAATTGGAGCCGAGGCAGCCGTCCAGCACCCATAGGGTTGTAAAGCCACGACGTCTGCCAACCAAGTTCAAGGATAAGCCGCCTCCAAAGCCACGCAAGCCCATAATTAAGCCATCGACCACTACCGAAAAGAAACCAATCGATTGGGATTGGCTGATGGACAAGAATTTTCGTCCCATTTCGCCGATACCAAGATCTGCTGTAGACGATTTAATGGATCTTCCCTCCTCGCAGGACATTGTGGATAGCTACATGAAGGCAAAGAATGATTCGATACCCATGTCCGAAGCGGAATGGCCGATTTGTTTAGTGGGCGGCAAACACAACGCCAAGACTCCACCCCGGGAACCAATCGTGGACTCTGACAAGGAGTCAGAAAAGGAGGACGCCTTGAAGGAAACTTGGAATACCACAGGTGAGGAATACTTCAATTGGGAGAATTGGGATAGGAACAGACATATAGAGAGCCAGGCCAAGCCAAAAGTAAAGGAGGAGGAAATGCATATGGGTCATTTGGAGATCGGGCCGGAGGAGGAGCGTGCCATGAAGGAATGGATCAAATCGGAGTTGCTAAGCGAACCCTTAAGCGATATCGAGGAGTTCGATATGCTTTTGAGTTTGGCCAAGGACTATCCTAAAAACCATGATCTTCTGTTCGATTTACTAAGCCCCAACAACGGAAAAAGTTCGGCAAGGGAGGTCAGAAAACCACTCCCTGCTCGTCCACTAGATAAAGTTACCATTAAAATAGAGCCCGTGGATCCACAAATCCCCACAAATCCAGTCATTCAGCCTATTATCCCCGCTTTTAAGATAAAACAGGAACCAATCGATTACGACGAAACGCCTAAACCCACTTTGCCATTTATGTCGGATGTTACTGTGCCATTTATAAAACAGGAACCAATCGATGATGGGTATGATCGGGTAGTTGAGAACTGCAGACCAGAACGCCCCATCATTTTGGATGTCAAGGATATAGGTCCGGTGCCGCCCAAGCCGCAGGACGAGGCTGCTATCCAGGAGTGGTTGCAGCAGTGCAGCGTTACAATTTCCCAGCAGCTGCAGGCGCTTATCTATGCCGAAAATACCCCCAAGGAGAACTCCACTGCACCGGGAGCCGTTGACTTTGAGACAGCGATCAGCATGGAGCAGCTAAAGCCCCCCTCTCCGGAAAATCAAGCAACTAAAATGAATACTATTCCGGAGAATGGCTGGCAGAATAGCTTTCGAGTGCGTCTCGAGGACTTTGAGGACATCATCGATCAAAATATGACGGAGTTCAGGGATCCGCAGGCCAAAAAACTGCGCACCAAGTGGAACCAGCAGTTCGGCTGCAAAGCGGCTGAAAGCTTGAGGCGCAACTTGCTCATGCCACCGCTTCCAGTGCACTTGGACCAGTGTCTCCAGAAGATCAGGATCTTGCGACGTCCTACCAAACGCAAAGTGGAGGATCTACGTCTACGCATCGAGATGAAGTTCTGCAAGATGTTCTGCACTCTGCAGTTAAATCGAAACATCGTCCTTAAGGCTGCTGTGAATCGACTGGATAATTCTGTCTATAGCACCGACATCGATGTGATCCAAAAGCGCTTTGTGGCCACCCAGATAGCATGGATTTGGTCCAACGGCACTCTGATGATTATCAACGGTAGGGGCCAGAACATGCTGGCCGAAACTCAACGGGAGCTAATGATGAAGTTAACGGGTCAGTTAAATTTCGTGGCCGAACCTGCCAACAAGCTGCTTCATTTGCGTCTCGTATCGTACGCCTATTATCCCTGGAGGATCCTGCTCACACAGTTCAGTGAGGCATACGCCTTGTGCTCGGAGCCGCTCCAGTCTGACATGCACTACGTCTACTATGTGGACAAGACAATGCCGGGAGTGGCAGCCCGGGTCCACGAGTCGGGGATGATCCACGTGTTTGCTATGACCACCGCCGAGGCAGACAAAATGCTCCAAAAACTTTACCTAATCACGGCCAATTATCGCAAGCTCGAACCGAAAAAAGAACCCAAATCTTAA